CTAATGGAAGGCGAAACCAAGCCCGCTAGCAGGCGAGGTGCTATCGCCGTCAACGACTGCGACGTGCGCAATGCCAAGCAAGAGGACTCTGCAGTCGATGGTCTGCCCCCCTTGCTATTCCGCAGGCTGCACAACCTCGGGGGTCGCCGGAGCCTGCACCACCGGCGCCGTGCGGCGCGACGATGGAAGCCGCTTGCGAATGTTTGGATAATCGACCGGGGCTGAAGAACGCAACCAAGGAGCCGAACGCGGAAATGTGCCCGGGTTTGGGTAGCGCCCGCGCGTGGCTTCCGGAGGTGGATCGAAGAACCCGCGTGGACGCGTGCTATCGGTCGGTGTGCCCACGCCCGGTAGCGGGTAAGGATCCCAGATTTGGGCGTCGGCAATTTGCGCGCGAGGCGGGGGGGGATCGAAAAGGCGCGGCATTTGGATGTTGCCCGCCAAAGTTTGCGCTGCCGTCAAAGTTACCAGGATCGCAACCACCGGCCCCGAGATGCGACGCATCGATTTCTCTCCCGGCACTTTCGTGCAGCTAGCAAGAATGGGAGCCGCTTTTGCGGCAATAAGTGCCCCTCGCGCGGGCGGCACGTAGGATTCTTCGGCCGACACGGACGCCAGACAAGCACTGGTCTCTAGGGACAGCATCGACGCCCCTTGCAACCCGGCTTGAAGAACCAGGACCGTGAATTACCGGCACATTCCTTGGACCAGGCATCTAAGGCAAATAGGCGTCCAGCACAATCGCGCTGGACGCTGGAATCAGCTGAGTCGAGCCGCGTTGAGCGGGTAGCAGAATGGTGTCGCCCAAAACAAGAGGCCGCGCGACAGGATCACCGCTGATAGAAACCGAGCCTGCTAACACGCTAAGAATGTGAAAGCGATCATCGCTGACAACTTCCCGTGGCGCGCTCAACGTCAATCGATCGAGTAGGAATTTATCGCAAGCAACCAGGCGCTCACGCTGCGACTCGTCTGTAACCATCGGTCGTACCGGTGATACAGGGCCGATGGCATAATCGATTGCGTCGAGCGCCGCGTCGATATGCAGATCGCGTGGCTGCCCGTCCGGTCCCACGCGATTCCAATCGAACAGCCGCCAGGTCGTATCGCTCGCTTGTTGAATCTCGGCCACGACCAGCCCTGCGCCGATCGCATGCACGACACCGGCAGGTAAAAAAATACAGTCGCCGACCTGGGGTGAAAAACTGTGTAGGCACAAGTCGCATGTACCGCGTGACAACTCGCGTGCCAGTGCCGCGCGATCGAAGCCGCGCTTCAGGCCCGCATAGATCAAGCTGCCCGGTTCGGCGGCCAGCACGACCCAGGCTTCGGTCTTGCCAAGATCTGGCGGCAACAGCCGCGCGGCACGCGTATCGTCAGGATGAACCTGCACGGAGAGCTTTTCCCGCGCATCGAGAAACTTGTAGAGCAACGGAAATCGCGACTGCGGGGCGTGCCGGCCGAGCAGTTCGCCGCCCCGCTCATTTACAAGATTTGCCAGCGTCGTCCCTTCGAGCGGTCCACCAGCGACGATGCTTTGATCGGCGTCGTGATCGCAAATCTCCCAACTTTCGGCACATGTGGCACTATCCCCAATGGGCTTGTTCAGCAGCGTTGCCAGCCTTTGCCCACCCCACAGGTAGCGTCGGAAAAGGGGTTGAAAGCGAAGCGGATAAAGCGGCGTCATGAGCGTGAATTGCTGGATGATTTCGAGGCGACTTACGAGCGTTCAAACTGTCTCAACCGTCACGGCCATCACGTTGCCCGGCACTGGCCGGAATGCTATGATCGAACAGGTCGTTCCCGCCGGTGCGAATCCTACCCGACCCCCGGTTCTGTTCCCACGGTGCGCGTCTCGCGGCGCCACGAAACCCGTCCTCAATGGTCCACTAGTGTTTGCCCTAGCACGCGGGGCGGCTGCCCCCAGTTTGCGTGGAACAGCCCGTACATGACACCGAAACCCAACGCCGACCTGTTCCAAGATACCACGATGACCTTCGGGGAACACCTCGATGAGTTGCGTGGTGCGCTGTTCAAGGCCTTGTTGGGACTGATGCTGGGCTGCATCGCGGGGTTTTTCCTCGGCGACTACATGGTCAAGTTGATCTTGAAGCCGCTCGAGGGGGCGCTCGAATCGTACTACTCCAACAGTTCGATCGAAGAATACAAAAAGTGGTCCGCAAAACGGGAGGAGAAGGGGCTGCCGAGTCCCTATTCTCTCGAACAGCTCAACAAGCTGGT
This genomic window from Pirellulales bacterium contains:
- a CDS encoding type I phosphomannose isomerase catalytic subunit, which translates into the protein MTPLYPLRFQPLFRRYLWGGQRLATLLNKPIGDSATCAESWEICDHDADQSIVAGGPLEGTTLANLVNERGGELLGRHAPQSRFPLLYKFLDAREKLSVQVHPDDTRAARLLPPDLGKTEAWVVLAAEPGSLIYAGLKRGFDRAALARELSRGTCDLCLHSFSPQVGDCIFLPAGVVHAIGAGLVVAEIQQASDTTWRLFDWNRVGPDGQPRDLHIDAALDAIDYAIGPVSPVRPMVTDESQRERLVACDKFLLDRLTLSAPREVVSDDRFHILSVLAGSVSISGDPVARPLVLGDTILLPAQRGSTQLIPASSAIVLDAYLP